One Rosa chinensis cultivar Old Blush chromosome 5, RchiOBHm-V2, whole genome shotgun sequence genomic region harbors:
- the LOC112203836 gene encoding uncharacterized protein LOC112203836, which yields MKRQVSPTINFKGKDLRKSFSAYREVRMNKNISIAVEEDKSATSSAMVKSRKAFFFKKFGFPVSYLILKDCPYAYYVHCLAHRLQLALVAASREVIPIQKFFTKLTFIVNILGASCKRNDEFQSAQAEEIAYLTSIDELETGRGLNQIGTLQRAGDTRWSSHFRSISSLRQRFSPTCQVLMNIIEEGKSPQAGDADSAYESMTSYQFVFILHLMEEIMENTNELCLALQSQSQDILNAMNLVSSTKAFIQKLRDDGWDTLFAKVNSFCEARNIDIPDMNARYVGRGGRARHQQNDWTVQHYYKVDIFYAAIDSQLQELNNRFNEHAVELLILSSALDPREISKCFKIDDVCQLVEKFYPHDFADHEKLQLKKQLEFFEYDVVQDQEFKSISIMSDLSQWLVRTRRSTRYPLVYRVIVLVLTLPVSTATTERSFSAMRIVKTRLRNRMENDFLTDSLLMYIEKEIAEKFTIDSIIDDFRDMQERRVMF from the exons ATGAAAAGGCAAGTGAGTCCTACCATCAACTTCAAGGGCAAGGACTTGAGGAAATCATTTTCTGCATACCGCGAGGTAAGGATGAACAAGAACATCAGCATTGCAGTTGAAGAGGACAAGAGTGCTACTTCATCAGCTATGGTAAAGTCTAGAAAGGCCTTCTTTTTCAAAAAGTTTGGCTTTCCG GTAAGTTACCTGATTTTGAAGGATTGTCCGTATGCTTACTATGTTCATTGTTTAGCACATAGATTGCAATTGGCTTTAGTAGCAGCATCGAGAGAAGTTATTCCTATTCAAAAGTTTTTTACTAAATTGACTTTTATTGTCAATATTCTTGGTGCTTCATGCAAGCGTAATGATGAATTTCAAAGTGCTCAAGCAGAAGAGATTGCATATTTGACTTCAATTGATGAACTTGAGACTGGAAGAGGACTTAACCAAATTGGAACCTTGCAGCGTGCTGGAGATACTCGTTGGAGTTCGCACTTCAGATCTATTTCTAGTTTGAGACAAAGGTTtagcccaacttgtcaagttcTTATGAACATAATTGAGGAAGGGAAGAGTCCTCAAGCAGGAGATGCGGATTCTGCTTATGAATCAATGACATCGTATCAATTTGTCTTCATCTTACATCTCATGGAAGAAATTATGGAGAATACTAATGAACTTTGTCTAGCTCTGCAAAGTCAATCTCAAGACATTTTGAATGCCATGAATCTTGTTTCCTCTACTAAAGCATTCATTCAAAAGTTGAGAGATGATGGATGGGATACTTTATTTGCCAAGGTAAATTCATTTTGTGAGGCACGTAACATAGATATCCCAGATATGAATGCTCGTTATGTTGGAAGAGGAGGTCGAGCTCGTCACCAACAAAATGACTGGACAGTTCAGCATTATTACAAGGTAGATATATTTTATGCTGCCATAGATTCTCAATTGCAAGAATTGAATAATCGGTTTAATGAGCATGCTGTAGAGCTACTTATTCTTAGTTCAGCTTTGGATCCTAGAGAAATAAGTAAGTGTTTCAAGATTGATGATGTATGTCAGTTGGTAGAAAAATTCTATCCACATGACTTTGCAGATCATGAGAAACTACAACTCAAGAAacaacttgaattttttgagtatGATGTAGTTCAAGATCAAGAGTTCAAAAGTATTTCAATTATGTCTGATTTATCTCAGTGGTTAGTAAGAACTAGAAGATCAACAAGGTATCCACTTGTTTATAGAGTGATTGTGCTTGTGCTTACTCTTCCAGTGTCTACAGCAACTACAGAGCGATCATTTTCTGCTATGCGTATTGTCAAAACAAGGCTTCGTAACCGAATGGAGAATGACTTTCTTACAGACTCGTTATTGATGTACATTGAGAAAGAAATTGCAGAAAAATTTACCATCGACTCAATAATAGATGACTTTCGAGACATGCAAGAACGTCGAGTTATGTTTTGA